In the genome of Corynebacterium glucuronolyticum DSM 44120, the window TGTTGCACGATGAGGATGAGGATGAGCACCATGAGCGCTTTGGTAAGCCCCATCGTTACGAGGGCGATGGCGACAGCCACTGTGCCCGCAACAAATGCGCCCACGATGGGCACAAACCCGGCAACGAAGGTGAGCGTGGCCAGTGCCAGGGCCATGGGGATCTTCATGACAACGAGTCCGAGCCCAATGAGAACGGCGTCGATGAGTGCGACGAGGGCCTGGACGCGGATGTAGTTGCTGAGGGTGTTCCAGCAGCGGGTGAGGAGTTCGGTCAGGTGCCAGCCGACCTGGCGGCCGGTGAAGGCGCGGGCCCATGGCATGAAGCGCTCCCCGTCCTTGAGGACGAAAAAGGTAATGATGAGTGTGATGGTGGCCAGGACGAGTAGCGACGAGGCTGCCCCAAGGCCGGCGAAAACCCCGCCGGCGATGTTCCCAGCCTGCTGTTGGATCCATGCCACCGCCTCGCCGAAGATGCGGTTGAAATCCTCTCCCTTGAGCGACAGCGGGGGTTCCTGGGCCCATAGCTGGAGGCGCTGGATCGCGTCGACTGATTGAAAGTACAAAGTTTGAGATTGCCGTGCGACACCGGGCGCGATGAGTGCGATAATCGCCGAGAACGCGCCGAGTACGGTGATCATTGTGACGAGCGCGGCGAGCCACGCTGGAAGTCGATGACGCTTGAGCCAGGCTGCCGGTGGCCACAAAACAGAGGAGATAAGCAGCGCGAGAGCGACCGGGAGAACTCCTTGCCAAAGGGCGCCGAGGATGCGCCATCCTGCGTACACGGTGACGCCGATGACGAGCAGTCGGAGGCACCAGTGGGAGAACGTAATGACACCTGCGGCGAGGATCGTGGAGCGATCGATGTTGTCCCGTTCCTGCAGTTCCTTGAAGGTTGCGATGGCCTCCTGCGTCTCTGCTGACTGCGGTGAACCGACGGCGACGGCTTCTCCGACCGGAGAATTAGCCTCGGTCGCGTCGTCGACAGGCTCGGATGAAGGAGTTTTTGTCACACCCTTATTGTGCCCTAAAAGATGGCCACGATGACACTCCGGTGTTTCCCCAGCTATAGAAAACTTTGGTTAGTCTTGGCTAAGCTAAAGGGTATGCTGAAACAATGGTATCTATTGCCCACGTTGCGTCCGCTCGTGCGGAACGGTACGGGAAGCAACTTGCCAGCCACTTCAGCCACAAGATCGAGGCTAAATGGGACGAAGAAAACAAGATGGGGTATGTCATCTTCGCCCTTGCGGAGCCAGAGAATCAAGAGGACGTGGTCCGGTGCGACATGGACGCGCGAGAAGATAAGCTCACACTCACGCTCACTGGCCCAGCTCCCGGCATTGGCAGGATCGAGGGAGTCGTGGCGCGCCACCTTGTCCGGTTTGGCAAGCAAGGGGAACTGGAGGTCACCTTCATCCGAGATAACGGTGAGACATCGACCTTCGTCTACGAAGACGGGATGACTGGGCCCGGCAAGTAAACCGCTGTGTCAGAGCACTCGAGACTGTGCGACACAACCCTGCGGCACGATTGCCCAATGGCCCACACATTCCGCAAAAGGGACATTGCTAGGATAATGAGCTGTGAGCCTTACACTTGGAATTGTCGGATTGCCCAACGTGGGCAAATCAACCCTTTTTAACGCACTGACGCGAAACGATGTCCTCGCCGCGAACTACCCGTTCGCCACGATCAACCCGAACGAAGGCATGGTCGAACTCCCGGACGAGCGACTCAAGGTCCTCGCCGAGATGTTCCACTCTGAGCGGATCCTCCCCGCCACCGTGTCCTTCGTCGACATCGCCGGCATCGTTAAGGGCGCGTCCGAGGGGGAGGGGATGGGCAACGCCTTCCTCTCCAACATCCGCGAAGCCGACGCAATCTGCCAGGTGGTGCGTGCCTTCTCCGATGAGAACGTGATCCACGTCGACGGTCGCGTCGATCCTGCAACGGATATCGCGACGATCGCCACGGAGCTCATACTGGCGGACCTGCAGACCATCGAAAAGGCCCTGCCACGCCTGGAAAAAGAAGGCCGCAAGAGCAAGGAAATCAAGGAGCAGGCCGAGGAGACGAAGAAGGCGCAGGCTATCCTCGAGGATGATCGCACCCTCTTCAGTGCACAGGACGAGATCGATCTGTCACTTCTCTACGATCTACACCTCATGACGGCGAAGCCCTTCCTCTACGTGTTCAACTCTGACGAGGCCGTGCTCACCGATGAGGCGAAGAAAAAAGAGCTGCGCGAGCTCGTCGCTCCCGCCGATGCCGTGTTCCTCGATGCCAAGACCGAGACCGAGCTTCTCGAGCTCGAGCCCGACGAGGCCGCTGAGTTGCTGGCCTCCGTCGGCCAGAACGAGCCGGGGCTGAGCACCCTGGCCAAGGCCGGTTTCGCCACCCTTGGACTGCAGACATTCCTCACCGCCGGGGAGAAGGAATCACGTGCGTGGACGATTAAGCAGGGTTCGACAGCCCCGCAGGCCGCCGGTGTCATCCACTCCGATTTTGAGCGTGGCTTCATCAAGGCCGAGATCGTGTCCTACGACGAGCTCATCGAGGCTGGCTCCATGGCTGAGGCCCGCGCCCACGGCAAGGTGCGCCAGGAGGGCAAGGACTACATTATGCGCGATGGCGACATCGTGGAGTTCAAGTTCAACGTGTAGCGCTTAACCTCTGCGCTGAACTCTTTGATCCCGGGACGTGATGAGGACTGGGGCTATTGTGCTCCCCCGAACGCTACGACTCGGAGGCACGAGGCTGTGTCACAGGTGCAAGCGAGAGGACCAGGAGCGAAACACAGATGCACGTGCGCCCGACCTATCCAAAGACGGAACCGTCTAGGCGGTGCTCGAGGTTGCGCGAGATACGGTGACGTTGGGTGTCGGTATGCGATGCGCATTCGGCGACATCGATGGAAAGCTGGACTTTGCTGTCCGTCGTGTTGGTGCCCTGGACACCCGGAGCCGACGATTTCGCGAAACGCTCCGCGAGATCGGCGGCGGCGATGACCGCACCGTCGGGGATCCCCGGGCCGGGCGCGATGGTCAGGTCGTTCATGCTACCCAGCCTAGGTGCCCTACAACCGTTTCTCGTCTCGGCGGAAGCGGAGACCGCGTCGCGACGGAAGGGATTCAGCCTCAGTATTATCCTCGTCACCGGTTGATTCGAGCGCTTTTTGCTCCTCCTTCTCCCGTCTGGCTTCGATTTCAGCGGCCTTCGCAAGCAGCCGGTCTTCGCTCATATCGCGAATTTTCTCAGTGGCCTTCTGAGCCTGATCCACCACAGACTGACGGGCGCTTTTCGCAGCATTGACCGTGTCTCCCGCTAGCGACATCACAGATTGACGCCAGCCCTGGACCTGGAGACGTTCCGCATCCTCCACTCTCATCCGAACATGCTGCGCGAACGCGCTGATGATGTCGTGAATATCGTTCGCGTGTGCAGTGATGTGGCGTGCGCGAATCGGTTTGGTCACCCAGACCTGATTGCTCAGTTTGGCTGCATCGCGGATGGCTGAATCCATCGCGAGCAAACGGCGGGTGGTCGATTCCAATCGATCCTTGCGCGCTTCGACGATTCCTTCCCGATGAGAATCCAGCTGGGCTGGCTCAAACTCGTTCACGTGAGCGATCTCTATGACATATATCCGATCATGTAGGTAGATGCTCCGAGCAGCGACACCTAACCAAAGCCGCAGATCATCCTTCAGGCCTTCAAGAAGGGCCTCAATTTTCTTGGAATTGTTCTGATGCTTCCGAAGTTGATCAACTGCGTCATCGAGTTGTTCGATGACGTAAGACTCGATGCCATTCAGCGCTGACCCTAGGTGGTCGACCTTCGACCAAGTGGTTGCCGAAACGCTGTTACTGCGTCGGTAGAGTTCGTCAGCTTCTTCAATCGTGTACTGGATACCGCCAAGCTGGGCCAGCGCATCAATTCTGCGCTGGCGAAGGAGAACATCGAGCTTCTCATCGATAATCTCCAAATACTCCTTGATCTCCGCGATCGCTGCCTCAATTGCCGCCTGTGCGGCAATGCCGGCAGCATTCGAAGTCATGGCTGGCGAAAACTTCACCTCTTGAAAAGATGCGTGTTTAAAGAACTGACCTGGATTGTCAGCGAGCCCAAGATCACCCCGACGCAGGACTCCGGAAACCGGTCCCTTTGAGGTGCGGTGCTGGAGCATCATCGCGGTTTCGTCAGTCGCCTTGTAGTACTTGCCAGATTTAAACTGGCGGTCGGATATCGAGCTCAGCACATTGCTGGCGCGGAAAAGGACTTGCGGGGACATAGGCTCGAACTCGGACGCGGCGGTGGAGGGGAAGCGGTCTTCCTCGCTAAGGATGAGCAATCCTTTACCGTCTGCCAGGAAAGCCAGTTCATTACGTGCATTCTCCATACAAAGAAACTTTGGTCATGATGGGCAGCAATCAACCCGGAAAGCGACTTCGCTACCGGCCCAGGCTCGCCTAGATCTGCATTTTCAATCCAGTAGGTCAAGGTACTGCTTCCGCACCATCATCGAGTGGCGCTTTATATACATATCCCGAGGTGGCTGCATTAAGAGAGAATTCCAGTTCGATATCGTGCTTTTCCGCACTTCGCCAGGCTAAAGGCCGGAGTGGTGGGTTCCGCAGTTTTCTGACTGCGCTGGTTAGACTTGCGGATATGAAGCGTCTGTCTAGCAGGGTCGTGGGGTTGCTGGTGTTGTCCTGTCTGCGTGTGGCGTCGCTTCCGGGCGATAGGAGGAATGATGTCTGAGAAGGTGATCTCCATTGACTGAGTATCACACTGGCATCGTTGTAGGGGGTGGCCAGTCCGGCCTAGCTACGGCATATTACTTGCGGCGCTTCATTGTGGACTTCTTGATCCTAGACAACCAAGAGGAACCCGGCGGAGCGTGGTTGCATACGTGGACGTCATTGACGCTTTTCTCCGCTGCGGAATTCTCCAATCTGCCCGGCTGGCCCATGCCGCACTACCCGGGATACCCGCCGGCAAGCCATGTCATCGACTATCTGGAAAGCTACGACCTTCCGGTCGGGCGCCCAGTGCATGTCCACAGCGTGTCCCATGAGGAAGGGATGTTCTACCTCAGTACGACCGCCGGTCAATTCACGGCGGAACACGTTGTCGCTGCCACAGGCACGTGGTCCGCGCCCTTCGTGCCCTACTATCCCGGCACTTTTCGCGGACGCCAGTGGCATTCGTCGACCTACCCCGGCCCCGAACCATTCCGCAGTGCGAAGGTCGCTGTGGTCGGTAGGGCGAACTCGGGTGCCCAGATCGCCGCGGACCTCATCGGGACGTCGGAGGTCACATGGTTCACACTTGAGCGGCCACGCTGGATGCCTGATGATGTCGATGGTCGCGATCTGTTTCTCCGCAGCCGCCGCCGAATTCTCGGTGGCGATGCCGGCCCGAACCTCGGGGACATTGTCGCACTGCCTCATCTACGTGAGCTCCGCAACTCCGGTCAGCTCACCGCTACCCCCATCTTCGATAGCTTGAGCGAGCTCGACCACGACCATCTGATCTGGTGCACTGGTTTCCGTCCATCCCTCGGTCCATTCCGCCACCGCATGCGCGGCCGTGAAACTGCGGTGAAGAATCTGCATCTAGTCGGTTATGGCAACTGGACCGGCGACGGCTCGGCAACGCTGATGGGCGTGGGGCCCTTTGCCAAACACACTGCCCAAGCTGTCGCGGGCCGTGTCGACGAAGCTCGACATCAAAAGTTTTTGAGATGACGCTTGGTCCCTGAGCAGATCGATCCTTCCAAGATCCGCGTCGGAGAGCTGGCACGATGGACGAAAGTGTGGCTCAGCGCTTCGCTTGCGCAGCCCGCAGGCCGTTCAAGATCACGATGACTTCGGCGACCTCGTGAACCAACACGACGGCGGCCAAACCCAGCACGCCGCTGATCGCC includes:
- a CDS encoding AI-2E family transporter, with amino-acid sequence MTKTPSSEPVDDATEANSPVGEAVAVGSPQSAETQEAIATFKELQERDNIDRSTILAAGVITFSHWCLRLLVIGVTVYAGWRILGALWQGVLPVALALLISSVLWPPAAWLKRHRLPAWLAALVTMITVLGAFSAIIALIAPGVARQSQTLYFQSVDAIQRLQLWAQEPPLSLKGEDFNRIFGEAVAWIQQQAGNIAGGVFAGLGAASSLLVLATITLIITFFVLKDGERFMPWARAFTGRQVGWHLTELLTRCWNTLSNYIRVQALVALIDAVLIGLGLVVMKIPMALALATLTFVAGFVPIVGAFVAGTVAVAIALVTMGLTKALMVLILILIVQQLEGNVLSPMLQSKAMNLHPAVVILVVTVGGGLFGIAGALLAVPITATVAVLLRYLSDIVALRSGEKTASEIEFATVAGSITGLRGEEAAREAREAQRKKAESRGLSDTDSLLSRAQEATASLAHLFHKTDD
- the ychF gene encoding redox-regulated ATPase YchF, which produces MSLTLGIVGLPNVGKSTLFNALTRNDVLAANYPFATINPNEGMVELPDERLKVLAEMFHSERILPATVSFVDIAGIVKGASEGEGMGNAFLSNIREADAICQVVRAFSDENVIHVDGRVDPATDIATIATELILADLQTIEKALPRLEKEGRKSKEIKEQAEETKKAQAILEDDRTLFSAQDEIDLSLLYDLHLMTAKPFLYVFNSDEAVLTDEAKKKELRELVAPADAVFLDAKTETELLELEPDEAAELLASVGQNEPGLSTLAKAGFATLGLQTFLTAGEKESRAWTIKQGSTAPQAAGVIHSDFERGFIKAEIVSYDELIEAGSMAEARAHGKVRQEGKDYIMRDGDIVEFKFNV
- a CDS encoding DUF2218 domain-containing protein, coding for MVSIAHVASARAERYGKQLASHFSHKIEAKWDEENKMGYVIFALAEPENQEDVVRCDMDAREDKLTLTLTGPAPGIGRIEGVVARHLVRFGKQGELEVTFIRDNGETSTFVYEDGMTGPGK
- a CDS encoding NAD(P)-binding domain-containing protein, with the protein product MTEYHTGIVVGGGQSGLATAYYLRRFIVDFLILDNQEEPGGAWLHTWTSLTLFSAAEFSNLPGWPMPHYPGYPPASHVIDYLESYDLPVGRPVHVHSVSHEEGMFYLSTTAGQFTAEHVVAATGTWSAPFVPYYPGTFRGRQWHSSTYPGPEPFRSAKVAVVGRANSGAQIAADLIGTSEVTWFTLERPRWMPDDVDGRDLFLRSRRRILGGDAGPNLGDIVALPHLRELRNSGQLTATPIFDSLSELDHDHLIWCTGFRPSLGPFRHRMRGRETAVKNLHLVGYGNWTGDGSATLMGVGPFAKHTAQAVAGRVDEARHQKFLR